ACAGCAAAAACCTGAGCTAATCTGTTTTCAGTTTTTGAGTCCATTTCACCCTAATATTTACATTGAAGTGACATTTTTTCCTTGAACAATTCATCCCAAAATGTTATTAACAGTACTTTTTCCATATTAACGTTAATTACTCGCAGCACTTTCGATACAAGAAAGTCTGACCAGGTATTGCACACATCGGTAACTAACTCTCATTTATCAGACTGATGTCAAAGAagtattgaaattaaatttttaccgaATAATCGACAAACTGATTTAAAATTTCTCTGGCAAATTCCTCTGCATTTTTCTGGTCTTTATCAAGTTTTTCTTCTGCTTTCATAGAAGTTTCTGGATCCACAACCGCTACAACTTTCTCGTCAGGACGAGGAAGggaatcaatattttgcttcaaCAACGGGATCTCGTTTCCTGGTGAACTTGAGGACGACTTCTTGTCATCTATTCTTTCATTGGCCTGATTAGGTGGCGGTATCACACGTTTTAATTGTTCCTCGTCAGAATTCTCGACTTTATCGTTCTCAACTTGAGTTTCGACCACCATTGGCTGAATATCCAATTTCTTCTGGCGTTTTTCGTGTACGTTATAAGGTAATGGTAACGAGTCCCGTAGTTCTCCTTCCTTTGGGTCATTCGGACCCACAGGTATGATGTTTCCGTTCTTCTGAGCGAACTGTACGTCGTTGAAttcgtttgtttcatcattCACCCGTTGTTCGTTCGATTGTAGGGGGTCTCCAATTGCGTGGTGTTCAATAGGTGCGTGTAGGGGCTGCGGATTTTTATCGCCATTGTTCGGCGGACTTACCTGTTGCTGTTGCGATGGGCCAATCGGAGACTTGATGTTGTTTACATTTCCGGGTTTTATCCGTTGCATCGAGGAGTGCAAATTCGCTATGCTTGGGCCAGGGGAAGTAATTTTAGTCACCGATTTCTAACAAAACAGAAAAATTCAAagttgttgaaaaataatttgctgTCACAGAATCCTAATTATGCTACTATAATTTAATTAGCATTAAAATAACAATCAGGTGATATAGATTGTTTCTCTTTTAGGACGAAACATTTAGAATTTGAGGATAACCAGAAGCGTTTGTACCAGGAATTCTTGAAAATGACCACTTTCGTTTTAAATACAAGAACATCTATTGTAAAATGTCCACCAGTGTTAACTATATATTTTGGAATTTAATCCGACTATTTTCCGAGTTTTCATAATTCTAACATTTCATTTGTTACAACATTCTGTATTTTATACCTTTTAACCTCTTAAAATCACGCTCAAATGTTGATCTGTAACGAATAAATTGTAGATACGATTgttcgaaatcgagaatttaaaAACTTAGAGGCTACGATATTGAGGGAGAAATGACAATTTTTTCATAGTTTAGGAGTAGTTTCATACAGTAGTCAAATTTCAATGCTCGATAAAGTATCGATACAAGCAAGTACAATTTATTCTGTTACTTTTCTaatgttctgtttttttttctctctaatCATAGTAATATAAGTATAGAGAAATTCTACtaaattttaattgcaaatATCAACCTCGCACCTTGGCTTTTTCCAGCTCACGTGTAAGCTGGAATATTTTCTTCTGAAGATGTTCAATGGTGTTATCAGTAGTGCCATGGTTTCTCAGTACGTCCTGGTACTTTTGCTTCAGCTTGGTCTTCTCGGTGTCCAGCTCCAGTAACCTGGTTTTCAGATGCTCCAAGGCCTTATCCTTTTCCTCCTTGGCTTGCCGACGAAACTCTCGAAGTGTCGCCTCTAATCTGTTCATGTCCAGCAAGGCCTGTTTCTCACGTTTCTTAAACTCCTCCTGCAGATCCTGATGCTCTGTCTGCAGGATCTTGTAAGTTTGCTGAAGGGAGCTGAACCTCTGCATCGCTTCTATGCTGTTCTTGTCCCGCAAGGACTTTTCACGAGTGGCCCGTTGCTGAAGTTCCTGCTTTACGGCCGCGTTCGAGCTCTTCTCCTCGgctagggatttctcgagtcgcACTTTGTACTCGAATATAACTGGAAATTAATCAGAAAGGCCAATCGATACGTATGTCGGTTTGTAGATTGGTAGTCATttcttgtattatatttatataatactacaatatttatttattgaaccaataaatatttttgaactcgcgcgcgtgcacacacttttatatgtgtaatatattttttcgacTTCAAGGGAACACCATTTTATTTATGCTTATATAACTTTTAAATCACAACAGATATTGAATAATCACAGCTGGAAACCCAACAAATTTCGAACATTCTTTTCCATTGATTTATCACAGTTCTCTAGGAACAGCATaactttcgtttgaaatatttttcaaaattttctataaCAGAAGACttatataagaataaataaaatggaaCGGTTGTTTCCCAATAGTCAAAAAGCAGCAACAACGAAATACGGTACTGTCCTTCAATTGGACCAATGAACATTTTTGATCCAGGTCAAGACTTAATTCTACCagttgtacagggtgtcccaattatcaccggtcgatttcaatttcgcgctaTCGTTAAAACGTCGAATCGATTAACCCGAAACTTGACATGCGTCATCTGGacaaatgggaaattaatcgtggaaaagtacacggtgaaagaacgcgtgttaCGAAAAAATCACGATCTTTAACGATTCGAGagggaaaaagtaaatcgactggTGACACCCTCTACAACTGTCCCGTCGTTTGAGTGTCACACATGCCTCGTAGGTGAACGGTCCCGTACCTTGAAGTTGAGCAGCAAGAGCCTCCTGTTGATGAGTACATTGGGCGTGATGTTCTCGAAGCCTGGCCATCTCCGAGGTGGTGGTGCGGTAGAGAATCACCAAAAGAATACCCACCACTCCGCAACCCCCGTATACGGCCAGGCGGCCACCCCGGCCCCTGCCGAGTCGAGAACCGGTCATCTCTGCAAACAAAGAGGTATATCACTTTAATTCATCGCTTCATTAACTCTGTAAGTAGACTGGTGTACAGGTCTATTGAGTGTTTCCTTATTGGGGTAACTGTCCTTAGGGATGCACTCGTCGTTCGAACGTAATGAAACAACTTTATGAAAACACATCACttatttgttttcaatttatacTCGTCTTCGCGTATTGGTATTCCTTTTGACAAATTGGTGCACAACTACTGCAACAAACGATTTCTATGATCACGACTAACGATTCAGGTCTAATGATCCGGATGGACAAAGACGTAGAGGTACAAAAGTTGGTAATTAGACGTTGGTAAATTCAGATTGCGACGGATGATGTTCGTAATACTGTACACAAAGGGTGTGCAGttctaaaaatagactcagtcgATAGAAGAAAAAATTCTTCGTAAAAAGATTGCTCGGCAAGAAGTCTGCAGGCGTTTTAATCCTCTCGACGTAAGATTGGGGACAAGTTGAATGGTAACAATTGCGTTCCGCGTGTTTCAATAGTGATTTTAACCGGTGTGTGTACCGCTACCGAGattcgtggaataatttttgaCGAGCACGAGTCTTCGGTTGGAGATCCGAGTTGAAGAAAGCAGATAGACCGAAGAAAACGTAGAAAGTGGTGGAATGGACGTGCACGCGCCGAAGAAAAGAATTGTTAAGAACGTTTCCAAAGAGAATCCTTGGTTGAAGGAAAGCGTCGGGTAGGCAAGAGGCTTCCCTCCGTGCAACGGAGAACTGAAAAATTAGCGTTTGTTCAACTGTAAGCGCACGGAATCCTTTTGTTCACCACGGCGAAGTGAAAACGAAGAATAAGGTCAAGGGGTGAGAGAGCCATGAACAGGAAAGTAATTTACGCCAGCATTCGTCATAGTCCGCGGTTCAACGTTAACTCCGAGTGAAAGTCGATGACTGCAACGAATTGTACGATAATTTCTGCTTTATTTCGCATACCGTGCGCATCTTTCTCGTCGTTACGTAATATCAACGGACACCAACCTCGCGTGCATCGTCTTGCCTCTTTCTAAACCTACGGATTAATTCAACTATCCACTAGTTCGTTCACCTTAAGGATTACCTCTGCCGAATCGGACTCTTCGGATCGTTTCGCAAGGTTGGACTTTGATGGAATTTGGTGAAGACTGTTcgtgaaaatattgatatttttgcAGCTCGAAAAGGCAGTCGATAATTGAAGAAAGCAAAGCAAGTTAGCGATCTATAAATTGGAAGGGTGGGTTGCAGCATCTAAAAGAGGAAATTTGATTTTTCCATAAAATTTTGAAGCTTTCGTCGAGTTGATTTTCATCCAGACGATAGAAGGGCTTTTATTTTATACGTGTGCCAAAGAAATATGTTGCATTGAGAAAAATGGCTTTAAAGTCTCGGCGTACAATGTTAGAGTACACAGAGTTCCGATCATAGTCGTACGGtattatcaatttttcaaatttcatcaGAATCTTACCGATAACACTTTTAGGACTTGAAtctttaagaaaatgtaaaataaaaaatacaattttttgtgaaaaatacaATTGAACGCGGTTGTCGTGCAAACTAGACGACATGGAAATGAACAATGTGTTCCGTGTATCTTACCCACTTGAACATCTTCGTTACTTCAAACAATACAGGAAAACGTTACTTAAAATTTACGGGTACCGTTAGTTGTTTATTTCGATAATCGATCAATGAATATTGTAAACAACCGCCAATgatcgagtaatttaaaaaaaaaaagagtttgAAACGAGTCAAATCGACCTCTTTGATAGTTCTAGAGTTACACCGTACAACCgtttagaataatattttcgcgGATTGACAGGATACGCGTGTCACACGGTGTATATTGAGGAATGAAGTCACGATTGCTAGTCTCTGGACAATTCCGCAAACGTGtactgttgcatctcaaggaaAAACGTGTTTTCTTACGGGGACCGCGATTAAACGGTCGGTCAATTTCCGTGAAAGCAGATTTTAGAAGGTAACTACTTAAACACCACGATCCGCGGAGCGTGCAAGTGTGCACGACAGACGAGGGAATTGGCCGGCATTAAATTTAACGAGCGAAGAACAAGGCCGCAGAATTCGTAATGGTTGCAACTAGTGCTCTGAAACTTAAACGAAGGATGGTTCGTCCTAATTATGTCTTCCGTCCATATTTTCTCCTCGCGTGTCTTTACTACGGCAATTCTAGTAACTTCCATCTTCCCTGAGAACCTGTTCCTTGCGAACAACGCAACAAAACCGTCTGAAGTATCCTCATTCCAAAGGCGGCTTTATTTTTGTGTCTTCGCTCGATGGAGGGAAATACCTACATATTTTCGAATACCTCGCTATTAATGCGCTCGTTTGGTTACCTAAATTGTCCGCTGTTATTTAAATACACGAAAAAGTCACGTACTGTTCATAATAATTACGATTGGGAGTCCTACGACGACCCAGACTACGAATGTCTAAATGCTTTGTCGTTAATGGATTCGTTCGGTTACCCTAGCCAAGTTGCTCGTTGTCTTTTGGATACACCAGGAACAAGTACGTACATTCCTCGTAATGAATGCTCGATCGATTGTACAGTACACGCAAGACAAATGATATTTaccgagaaaaatatttaagaaagaaCCCTCTTATTATATTTATGATTTTATTGccgaaaatattaggttgttcggaaagtcatttcgaatAATTTGGAAACCATTGACGATTTCGGAAACGTTGTTTTCCgacaagagaaattttcttggaaaaataTAGATTACACCGTGTCGGACACTTTTCAACGATGAAGCCATTACGAGAAATGGTAAGATAATTTTCAATGAACGTACGTTGTACAGGTATCAATTTGAATGTTAACCAGGGACACGCGTGTTCGGAAATCATAGTGCCAGCCTGTCTCGTGGCAAGTTTCCGTTTCCTGGGTTTCAAAGAAATCGAAGGAGACACCATCGGCCGAGAAGACGGTTCGTTTTCCTGTCCCCTTTAATCCGCCGCGATGTTACATTTTGTCTTCCGTAAGGCAGCAAGTTGTACAagggaaaattgtaattgtacgtTTACTGGTTCCGGTGTTATTTTATATGTACTAGGAACTAGAGTACCGTACACCGGGCGCGAAAATACTCCATGGCTACAAATGCATGACACTGATCGTGAAGAAGGCGGTCCTTTCTAAGCTCGCGATGCGCAAGATAGGTGCGCAACACACATTACGTGCAATCTGGTATGGTGGAACGATATTTTTGTGCCGAGTGTACAAACGCGTTACGTGTGCTCCTTGCGAATACAGGTAGTTCTCGACTTACGACGGGAGTTTCGTTCGGTAATTTTGCCCGTAACACGAATTCTGTGCAAGATCGTCACAGATAGATACCATCGGCAAACAATAAAATAATCTACGTTCTTGTTACTCTTTATTTGTTCAAGCTTCGCGATACACGTGTATACGTATTCGTACAACGCAAAGGAAACGAGACTAGTATTCGATGGGCTCGAAAAATTCTTCAGAATTTTTTCTCCGTGATTATTACGGGTGGCATGATCCATCGATTGGACTCGAATAGGAATGTCAACGGAACCAGGATTTCGTAATTGTACGAAACTGTTCAATTTTCCTTACGCAGTTTGCTTTCTCGCAattcatttattaatattagTTTTCACGTTTATTATTTGTCTTCTTTTATCACTCCTTCGATTACCAGGCATCAGGAACACACAAATTTAAAAGTGTGTAATATAAATACCGAACAACAATGACGGTAAAGCACGGCACAAggatttacaaatatatttttaacgatgTATACAACAAAACTAGGGAATGTAGTAAAACGACGAtacggtatttttatttatttttgcatgATAAGAGGaatgagaaatttttgtttctgaaaatttcttacgcccaagcgtttcttttttttttttttgtttcacgtCGCGATCAAGCCCACGTTATCGCATCGATGAGAAACAGGAACAGATAAAGTCTGCATGTTTTCCTTGCAAACCATCGGTTTTATCTCACGCTCAGCCGGTCTGATAGGTGTTTTTCGATACGTCTCGCATCCAGGCGTCTTTACTATTTTATTATGGAAACTAGATATTCCGTATTAGCTGCGGTTAAGCGGCTACAAGGGGGATACGGTGCAACGGCGGATGGATTACAAGGACAAGCGAACAGAAGTGACGTAAAGAGAAGTCACGGAGAGAACTCGAGGATCCATTTGGATTCTGAAGAAACGTAcgattctatttaaaataacacCGGTGACCTTGGCAAATCGGAATCGAAGACCTTAGCAAAAAAATGATCCAGCACTGTATATCCCTCTTCCGTTATTTTTAAACGCAGTACAGATTCTATCGTTTAAATACTCCACTATTTTTAACGTAGTATTACAATTCCAATACTATGGAACTGATACCAGTACATTGATGCAAAGTTCTTGTCGTATAACATTCACTATACCATATTTAGTGGTACAGCATTGCTATACTTGTATAATAGTGATGCGGTAGTAAAAATATTGCTTCAGTTTGatagtttaaataatataaataattaagaatACTAGAAATTCGATTACTACGAATTATTTTTgtcatttattattaatataaaagtTTGCACAACTCTGTCAGATGTATACGTTGAGCAGGTGTAAAATAATGTGCCAATGTAATCGCTTTAATAAATTGCACGgacatttaattattaataatacttcGTTAAACTGCCGGATTAATATTTGGCGGGATAAACCAAATTCAATTTTGCTCAATAATTCAACACGCGCTGCCACGAAATTTCCCTTCATTTCACTTATAATACACTGCATAAATCCAGGCTGCTTTTCATACATTTTGACGGCAAAATTAGTGCTTCTGTACGGGAGGAATGAACTATAATCATTTAAATATCAATACAAAACGAAGATAACTTTTAGAGTGTTTAAATAAACGTACTTCGACAAAACGAGAGAACAACAtttcaaaaaattgaatttagaaAAGATAAGGTTTGAATttgatttgaataattttcgtatTATGATAAGGTTTTTGTCAGTATGTATGCGGTTTAAGGAACGACCAGTCGGCTCATGGATTaagttttattttcgttttgctTCACGTCGACCTTCGATGGCGTTGGCTGCAAACTGTATAAGAAAAATTCAGTACCAACTGAAACACATTCACGATCTTTTATTGTAACTTTGACTTTTGAAGGTTaagataattaattaaatattacaattatataaACGAAATTACAAATTAACCATAATTACTGCCAGATGGCTACTACGGCAACTTCTTTTCGAATGTGAATTATACGTTACTGTTGCAACCTGCCTTTGAAAAAGAACTTGTCCATATTACTAAAAATATGCTGAAGGCATCACTAACTAGAAATTGACGCGCGTCTACGCATTCGTGGTAGTCTGGACAATCCTTTGTTAGCCTGTGTACATATAGGAGCTTATTAAATATAAAGGAGTTTTGTACTATCGATTATTGATTGGACTGCTCTCACTTATTTCATCGTAGAaatgaaatatcgatttttaatATCACCGAATTTGATTATTTTGCGTTAATTGATTAATTGCATCGCCGATCTAGTAATCGCATTAAAGGTTCATTTGTCTATTGTTCAATCGAGTCTCATTACAATTGTCAATCAATAAACCAAAGGTAATTATTGATACAGAACAATTCATTAAGTGATAATATCGCATCATTATTGTCTGTTATAtgtattacattattattaattaatcaaACACGTAGCTTTCAGAGCGATTGAGTGGATACAGAGTCTACCTGCATAATTAGATGTTAATGCGTGCTTCGAGAATTCGCTAACAGAAATAATACACAAGAACGTGTGAAAGCTGAAAGTTTTTTGCGACTACAAATGCATAAGATATAAAGTAGAGTGAACAACTGGAAAAGTGAATTAATTGAACGAAACGTAAATGTCTCGGTTGATTTGTGATTGAACAAATAGAATagcgaatttaaatatttcagaatGTTCGGACAGTTGTAAATAATCAATGCTTCGGTTCTTAATACATGAAAATCTATATACTAAAATAAGTtcaattgtttgaaaattttttcaaaattcttagtttcaaaaattCTTATACAAATTCTTGCACGTAGCCATCCAGGCTCTAGCGTAGATGTAGGTGAGATTACGATCGAATGATTATAGTGATCAAATTATGGTCATTAGATCGCAATGACCATATTATGGTTTTAGAAATTCCTTCCGTTTCTCGAGTCATCGAATATCTCTATCATATCTCCAAGCCCCCCGTTTCCTGTTACTCCATAGAATCCGTTGATCCATCGAGTTTCGATCGCCAAGGTAtgcacgtatgtatatatatgtatatatgtacgtatatacatataggGTAACGCGAGTAGACCCAAACGTCTGATATTGGACACCGGTAATTACGATAGACCGCTTTTATCGCTGTATTTCTGTCGGTTCTGCGTGAACGGAAATTACATCCGTCTCGCATGGCTCATCCATGCTTCACTCGTCCTTGCTGATCGCGCGAATTACCGAGGATGTTTGCCCAGAGAGACGATACTCCATGTGGGGAAAAAAATGTGGGCGCGGGGTGGAGTTGCTACCTAGCGGCTGAATTCGAGTTCACTGACACTTTCGAGCACGCGCGATAGATCCTGGTTTCGTCTGCTTTCACGTGTGTCATGTTTGCTATATGCTCTGCTCTGTGAGCTTTCTAACAGCACTCGAATCAGTATCAGACGCATTTAATTTACCTTATTACACGGCAATTTAATCAACGATGGTACCACTAACTAACTCGGTTTTACTTTTCCTTTAGAAACGGtgcgtttcgtttgaaattttggtTTCCAAAATTTGAaaggtttcgtttcgttaatgtATATCAATTTCGAGGGTGTTCCTATTacagaaacgaaataattcgaaaacattttattttcacgatAACGTATTCTATATTCACGGCTCGATtatatttttagtaaagttCGTAAAATGTTCCGACGTGATACGTAAAGcggtttgtaaaaattgtacaggGGATAATTTTATCGCCAATTCGATAGAGTTCTCAGAAGGCCAGTGTAAAACCGGTTTATAGCAAACAGCATGGTGTAGGATCATAAACTGACCATTTTGAAAATACTTCACGCACCGTTGGAAGTTCAGTAtgc
The Ptiloglossa arizonensis isolate GNS036 chromosome 12, iyPtiAriz1_principal, whole genome shotgun sequence DNA segment above includes these coding regions:
- the LOC143153451 gene encoding uncharacterized protein LOC143153451; the protein is MTGSRLGRGRGGRLAVYGGCGVVGILLVILYRTTTSEMARLREHHAQCTHQQEALAAQLQVIFEYKVRLEKSLAEEKSSNAAVKQELQQRATREKSLRDKNSIEAMQRFSSLQQTYKILQTEHQDLQEEFKKREKQALLDMNRLEATLREFRRQAKEEKDKALEHLKTRLLELDTEKTKLKQKYQDVLRNHGTTDNTIEHLQKKIFQLTRELEKAKKSVTKITSPGPSIANLHSSMQRIKPGNVNNIKSPIGPSQQQQSTVATSSMKSITPLKLETSTPSGSINPVSTMVDKSLSITKSASKAKLPVGVPPIPVIIDQKLENREDKQDENPGKKKGEVFKQKKDIASKENEVENGNMEPPFPGKRNDEQLPGRRENGWYNVGPGVQEIGDELNHLRLSGLDDGADQNAEAGDDQYEGVDYDKEPQQKSSDLHLVEAEEEGEDEDDQIDYPQKQEKHE